Sequence from the Gloeomargarita sp. SKYB120 genome:
CCAGCAAGATACTGGTTAAAAAGCTCGCCACTGCTAAAACCCGCCGCGCCTTGTGCCAAGGAGTGTAACCCGCTAGGAAAAATGCCACCATGCAGGCCAGAGCAATCCCTAGCAAATTGGTCAAAAACAACAAAAACGCCCCCCAGCTCAACCTCCATTCCGCTTGCGATAGACACAACCCCACCACACAAATAGGTGGCATCAACGCGACCGCAATCGCCGTGCCCGGTAATGTCGGCGACACCTTGGGTTCCACCCGCGCATAACCACAGACGCCACCAGCAGCAATGGCAATTCCCAAATCCAGCAAGTTGGGGGTTGTACGGGCCAGGATTTCACTCCCAAAGTTAGGTAAGGCAACAATCACCCCAATTAACCAAGACAAACCAATCGCCAGCAGCGTACCAACGCCCAGGGAAATAAAGGCTTTCCGAAACAGGGCCACATCACCAGTCAACGCCCCAAATGCCAGCCCCCGAATCGGCATCATCAATGGCGTAACCACCATTGCCCCAATAATGACAGCGGCGCTGTTGGAGAGCAATCCCAGCGTGGCAATGACACACGACCCGATGACCAGCATGATGTAAGGACCATCCAGCACCGATTCGGCATACAAATCCTGGCAAATCGCCTGCAGTTGCTCTAACTCCGCCAGGTTGCGCGGGCCATACCACCGCGACATAAAAATCTCCCTAGATAGCCTGTTGCCCTATGATATCGCTGAGTCATCTATGCTTGTCTCGAGTCACAGGGCACAATCCCGTTGTTGGGTTTCCGATGATCTCTCTGACCACTAAAGTGGCTTGGTATAGAGTCTCATCGTGCTCTGGCTCTATCTCCACAATTTCCGATGTGGTGCTTCCTGTTTTATATAGCCAAGTTTGAGGTAGTCCTGTTCTTGAAAACAGCCCCTGGACTATTGACAATAGTCAGTGAAGGAATCACGCTTTTCGACGTACTTTATACGTACAAATCTTACTTTATGAAACTATACTTCGACCCATGCTACCATGCATCATTACTTGCATAGCACTACCGAGCAGGTATAGTCTCAACTTGAACGGTAGGTCAGTCAGGCTTGGAGTTTGGCCAAACAAAACCTACATTCTCTTGTGGATAGAGTCGCCTGTCATATATGTCAACCTTTATCGGCTTGTCTACAGAAGTGGTCAGATAACTTGGGAATGTCTATCACAGCCAAGCCACTTGACTTGAGATCGGTAGGAGAACTAGTAACCAGGTTTCTTCCTGCGACTTAAGGGATGACAACCATATAGCCAAGCCATCTATGGTTGTCAGCGCTTGAGTCCCAGCGCACGGCCTGGCCTTTGGGTTTTCTCTCCTCTCTCTGACAAGCTAAAGCAGCTTAGCTATAGATGACCTAGCTGTAACAGCGGTCGCGTGCTTCTGCTGCCGTCGGGAAAGGCATGGGGTAAGGGTTTAGGCAATTGGCCTTTCCCAGGCTAAAATCAAGAGACAAGCTGGGTATAGTGAGATTGACGCTATTCCCCACTTGAGGTCAGCACGATGAGTACCACGCCAATTCCGCCACCTCCACGGGGTTCTGTGCCGCCGGCTCCCCCCCCACCGATCCGACCAGTATCTCCTCCACCGCCCAAAACACCGCCGCCACCAGTGGCTAAAACAACTGGTCCCCGCATTCCCTCGATGGAGGAGCTGGTGTTTCGGGCCTACGAGGAGGGCGCCTCTGATATTCACGTGGGAGTTAACGAACGGCCCCGGTTTCGCAAGCGGGGGCTAATGGAAATCGTAGAGGACTTGCCGGTCACAGACTTGGAAACCTATGACCGGTGGATTGCCGAGATGCTCCAGCCGGAGCAGATTGAACTCTTTCGCAAAAACATGGAGTTTGACGGCGCCTGCACGTTCCAGGACAAAATCCGGGTGCGGATCAACCTGTTTATTTCCCTACGGGGACCGGCGCTGGTGTTGCGGTTGATTCCCCTGCAAGTCCTGACCATTGACCAGTTGGGGTTGCCGTCTGTTTTTAAGGACTTATGCCATTACCAGAAGGGGCTTATCCTGGTGACTGGGCCGACGGGTTCGGGGAAATCCACCACCTTGGCGGCCATGGTGGACTACATTAACCAGAACCTGCCCAAGCACATCATTTCCATCGAGGACCCGGTGGAATTTGTACATTTCAGCAAGAAATCCCTGATTCGCCAGCGGGAAGTAGGGATTCACACGCTGAAGTTTGAAAATGCCCTGAAGGCTTCCCTGCGGGAAGACCCCGACGTTATCCTGATTGGGGAGATGCGGGACCGGGAAACAGTTAATGTCGCCATCAAGGCCGCCCAGACCGGTCACCTGGTGTTCGGGACGCTCCACACCAACAGTGCCGTGAAAACCATTGACCGGATTCTCAACCTGTACGAGCCGGCGGAACAGCCTGCCATGCGCATCCAGATTGCGGAAACCCTAGTGGCGGTGATTGCCCAATCTTTGGTGCGCACCACGGACGGTAAACGCACGGCCATTCACGAAATCATGATCAACACCGATGCGATCAAGGACTACATCCGGCGGGACGAGGTGGACGAAATCGAAAACCTGATCCCCCGCTCTACCCTCGACGGGATGTGTACGATGAACCAGTGCCTGTACCGCCTGTACGAAGAGGGTCGTATCACCGAAGAAACGGCGTTGGAGGCCTCCCCCAAGCCCAACGAAATGGCCATGCTCCTGCGGGGCAAGGCGGGCTTCTAGACCCCCTGGGGCAGCAGGGACGTCGCTCCCTGGAGAAAACGGATAGCGCGGGCGGTCACTGCAGGGTCAACCTGGACCTGGCGCATCCGGATAAGTCCCTCGGCAATGAATCCCGCCTGCACCGTGTTGTCGCCATGAAAGGGCGTTTCGTAGACCACCTCCCGAATTCCCGCCGAGATGAGCAGTTTCAAGCAGGACAAACAGGGGGCCAGCGTCACGTAGATCGTCGCCCCTTCCGTGGCAATGCCGTAACGAGCCGCCTGGGCAATCGCATTAGCTTCCGCATGAATGGCGCGGGACGGTAAAGTGGGGCTGGCGTCACAGCGAGCAAGACCAGGGTAACAAAACCCTTGCGCTGTGCAGTGGGGGGACCCAGAAGGAGGACCGTTGTACCCCGTCGCCAGCACCTGCCGTTGTTTGACAATGACCGCCCCCACCGGCATGGCTAGGCAGGTTGAACGAGTCGCCGCCAGTTTTGCCAGCATCATGAAGTACTCATCCCAACTGGGGCGGCCTGCTTCCAGCATCAACGCGGAGTGGATGAGCTTGGTTGCAGCGGGCGAGTCGGCGGCTGCTGCTGTTGGGGCTGGGGTGCCGGTGTCGCAGGTGGCCGTGGCCCTGTATCACCAAAGCGGGGAAACGGGATATCCACAAACCCGATTTCCAAAAGTTGCTGGTAGGCTTTTTGCCCCAGCTCCCGCGTCGGTTGTTGGCTGCGAATGATCTGCACCAGAAGCGGCACCGCCAAATCCGGCTCCTGCTGCGCCCGGTGGACGAGAGCCAACTGGTAGGTCGCTTGGTCACGCATTTCTGCAGCTTCCGCCGCTCGTCGCCGTTGACTATCGGCCACCTGGTTATCTATCCCCGTGAAACTGCTCACCAACTGGGAATGGAAGGTGGACAACTGATTGAACACCTGGCGGGCATCCTGGAGCTTGGCAATCGCTGTTTTGTAGTCATTGCGGGCAATCGCTTGGGCCGCCTCATCCATCAATCGTTTACCGCCCGCCATGCTCAGCAACTTGGGAGGAGAAACCGCAATGTCCAACGGGTCCACGCCGATAGGAA
This genomic interval carries:
- a CDS encoding DUF389 domain-containing protein, whose product is MSRWYGPRNLAELEQLQAICQDLYAESVLDGPYIMLVIGSCVIATLGLLSNSAAVIIGAMVVTPLMMPIRGLAFGALTGDVALFRKAFISLGVGTLLAIGLSWLIGVIVALPNFGSEILARTTPNLLDLGIAIAAGGVCGYARVEPKVSPTLPGTAIAVALMPPICVVGLCLSQAEWRLSWGAFLLFLTNLLGIALACMVAFFLAGYTPWHKARRVLAVASFLTSILL
- a CDS encoding dCMP deaminase family protein gives rise to the protein MLEAGRPSWDEYFMMLAKLAATRSTCLAMPVGAVIVKQRQVLATGYNGPPSGSPHCTAQGFCYPGLARCDASPTLPSRAIHAEANAIAQAARYGIATEGATIYVTLAPCLSCLKLLISAGIREVVYETPFHGDNTVQAGFIAEGLIRMRQVQVDPAVTARAIRFLQGATSLLPQGV
- a CDS encoding type IV pilus twitching motility protein PilT produces the protein MSTTPIPPPPRGSVPPAPPPPIRPVSPPPPKTPPPPVAKTTGPRIPSMEELVFRAYEEGASDIHVGVNERPRFRKRGLMEIVEDLPVTDLETYDRWIAEMLQPEQIELFRKNMEFDGACTFQDKIRVRINLFISLRGPALVLRLIPLQVLTIDQLGLPSVFKDLCHYQKGLILVTGPTGSGKSTTLAAMVDYINQNLPKHIISIEDPVEFVHFSKKSLIRQREVGIHTLKFENALKASLREDPDVILIGEMRDRETVNVAIKAAQTGHLVFGTLHTNSAVKTIDRILNLYEPAEQPAMRIQIAETLVAVIAQSLVRTTDGKRTAIHEIMINTDAIKDYIRRDEVDEIENLIPRSTLDGMCTMNQCLYRLYEEGRITEETALEASPKPNEMAMLLRGKAGF